Proteins from a genomic interval of Ptychodera flava strain L36383 chromosome 7, AS_Pfla_20210202, whole genome shotgun sequence:
- the LOC139137766 gene encoding solute carrier organic anion transporter family member 1B2-like encodes MEIVKDDSKNGNETGEHESSSRKQPCAQLERLEEVGKAATTRASFPDGPDGRAHVAGLPRGQNDPDMIFVGVFFTPMIILTPTYIDDGASKLKAPLYMGIYFTTVFLGLVIGFLLSSLFIGLYVDFDRVNMSSIDIDPSDTRWVGAWWLGYLVNGALMGVIGIPVMLLPKRFSPSREEDAVVTTASVSSSYSHDNTNVEREAIRRIKEFPSALRRLLSNVPLMSISIGCAFERAVVSGLLMFFTKYIENQFRVSAAKASFLTGLSY; translated from the exons ATGGAAATCGTAAAAGACGACAGCAAGAACGGAAACGAAACTGGCGAACACGAATCATCGTCGAGAAAGCAGCCATGTGCACAGCTGGAAAGGCTAGAAGAAGTTGGCAAGGCAGCTACAACCAGGGCATCGTTCCCAGATGGACCCGATGGGCGCGCTCATGTCGCCGGCTTGCCTAGGGGCCAGAATGACCCAGACATGAT TTTTGTTGGAGTATTCTTCACACCAATGATAATCTTAACACCAACCTATATAGACGATGGAGCTAGCAAACTCAAAGCCCCTCTCTACATGG GTATTTACTTTACAACGGTTTTTCTTGGACTTGTTATTGGATTCCTACTTTCATCATTATTCATCGGCCTGTACGTTGACTTCGATCGTGTCAATATGTCCAGTATCGATATAGACCCCAGCGACACACGATGGGTCGGAGCTTGGTGGCTGGGGTACCTTGTTAACGGCGCCCTCATGGGCGTAATTGGCATTCCTGTTATGCTCCTTCCAAAGAGATTTTCTCCATCGCGGGAAGAAGATGCCGTTGTGACCACAGCGTCTGTATCGAGCAGTTACAGTCATGACAATACCAATGTTGAACGAGAGGCCATAAGACGCATCAAAG AGTTTCCATCAGCACTTAGACGCCTTCTCAGCAATGTGCCTCTGATGTCAATATCAATTGGATGTGCATTTGAGAGAGCCGTCGTTTCTGGTTTGCTCATGTTCTTCACTAAGTATATTGAGAATCAATTCAGAGTGTCTGCCGCTAAAGCAAGTTTTCTAACAGGTTTGTCTTACTAG